The Solanum lycopersicum chromosome 2, SLM_r2.1 DNA window AACAAAATACAAGGGGTAACACATCATGTTGAGGCATCAAACAACCCTCTGTACTTACTGAATCTAGAACAATTGACAAACTAATGGATGTAAACAAAGAGCGTCACTTCAACTAAAAGGGGCTGGAATGCATGCATGCCTAATCTATGCAGAGTGAGCGATCTATTCAGCAATAGAGGATATCTCTGCATAACTTGTTGTCTAATTGAACCACGACTTACAAATGTCTGGAAAGGTTCTGGCACAGGAATCAGCTGAACAGGAAACCATGGTACAAATACAAGACACAACTGTACTAACCCCATCTAATAGGGGATAAAAAGAATGTGCTCACTGGGTTGAGGACAGGAGTGCATCCCGGGACAAATGAATGTAACATCTAATATGTTTGATGAAATACTAAACAGAGGATAGGAACTCTGCTCTGCCATATTGTAAGGACGTTAAACCATCTGAAAAGACCTAAACAGGTGAAAAGAATCAGATTCAGAGGACACCTCAAAGCTAAAAGCTTCATAATGCATGTAAGTCTAGCCCCTTTGGTCCACAAGaagaatataaaacaattataaGTCACTGAGAACCTAAGAACAAATCAAGCTTTCTCATAATATCTTCCATTTTTCTGTATTAACAGTTGGCTGACATAACTTCATTTTcccttctttaagaaaaataaaattgatcacTAAAACATTACAAGTTAACAAAACTAGAAGTAATAGCGAAGAAAATACCTCAAGATAAAAGGGCAAGTCCAAGATACATAGCTCCAAAAAGAAATGCAAAAGATATCATTCCCCTATAAAATTGTTCACAGTAGGTGAATAACATATAACCACAAGATAATGAGAAGAATCAGCTCTTCTTAAAAACTATGACTAACCAGAGGACTCCCCAAAAAGGACCAGCACAACAGCACGGACAAAGTTCAGCAAATTTCTCAGCATCACTTGTGTTCACTCTTCGAGATATCAAGTCATCATAGATATCTGCATTGTCATGTTTGTTAGGCCAAGTCACATCTTCGATGGAGGattcttatttcataaatagAAAGGATACTTCATACCATATACAGAAAACAAGCTGTTCATAACACCTGCAGTAAATGAGAATCCCCTTATAAGCAACACAGCAAAATTGAAAGGAGAAAGGACGAAGAGAAGTTCACACCTATGAAGAGAATTACATAACGGAGCATACGAACTTCTGTTTGTATTTGCAGAGCCCAAATTCCaccaatgaaaatgatgaatccTGGAAAATGCAGTCTGTTGCAATCAATGACTGAAGACAAAATAACAGTTGTATATCAAGTACTAAAACTTATCAGGATCCTGAATGTACAAACCAATGCAAAGTCCGCGAAGTGTCCACTGTTCAAGAGAGAAAAGCAAGGTTAGACTACACAAGTAAAAAGTAAAACTTAAGatacaataatttaaaaacCTGTTTATCTACAGTCTTTGTTCAACATATAAATGCAAGTCTTAGTTTCATACATTTTTTGCAAGGCAGAGCACGATAAGCAAAGCGGCAATAAAACAACCAGCTGCTATCATTGCACTGAGAACATTTGTCGATGCGAGTATGAGAACCATTCCCCAAAAAGATGAACCCAGATCTTCaggccaaaaaaaaaaaaagaaaacaaagaatgACAACAATAGTCAGATAGAGAAAAGGTTAAGTAGACAAAGCAAACTATAGAGGATGAGCTAATTTTGAAAtgcatatcaatttttaatttaagaagaTACTTCATTTTGTCTTTTAGGAAATGAAGCCAAGTGCTTAAAAGTAtattcaaaattgtttctaaggAAGGGTAGTTACATCCAGCAGGCAAGATCACCCACGAAAGACCACCACGAGTTTGTGTCACTCCCCCCTCATTGGCATGAACTTTTATGCCCACCACCTGTACTAGTAAACCAGAACAAGAATTGTTCAGATAAAAACTAATGTGCAAATTAATTATGACATTATCAACTTCTGTTGATCTGGTAAACCAATTCTGCACACGATAATCTAGCATGAAGCAGCACCCAAACCATGTCTTATCATTCACCACAAGCCACATAATACCAGGGTTTAAGGCAATTCACTTTTTTACATCACACTTTTGGTTTATATAGTAATGGAATTGGATTGGTATAAAAGTACAgatgattttgatgaaattcCTAAATCATTTACATCTTATAGAATTGAAGAGGAGAGATTACCTCTCCACATGTGAGCTTACAAGCAATTGCATGGCTTACTTCATGAAGAAACACAGTAATGAGCTTGAAAGGAGTTATAATAAATGTTCTCCATAACTGTTTCAattgttaaaagaaaaaagcaaACTGAATGTGAAAAACCGTCAaagaagaaacaacaaaaaatatttcagacaaaaactaaaacaagaaTTGGTTAATTTCTACTCGTAGAACTTTTGATAAGTTGCCATATGCAAAGAAATCTGGCTAGATTATTTTGCTAATTACATGGTATTGCACTTGTGAATATATGCAAATTCGGCATTCTATTTACTCTTAAGAAGACCATCAATGAGTCGAAAAGACAAGCTGATACGTATAAACATATAGACACATCAAGTTTTTTCTCTACTGAAAATTATCAACTCAAAATATTCTTATCGTATCAGATGTCATATACACACAGATGAAATGGAGCATGTGTCAACCAAATTATGTGTATTACTTAAAAGCTTAAACACATGGAGGTAAAGCAGCACGTTATGAATCAGCTTTTTTAATCAATTCCCATAGGAACtatctaaatcatccaatttcaCACTGACTTTGAATCAAAAGCAGGTGATCTAATATTTAGAAGTACTCAGTTTCGATTGTAACATTTGGAGCTGCGTAATGAACAACATTTCCTCTTGAAACTTAATTATGTCAGCCCATTGAGATTCTTGCTAAAGAAATCCATGAAAACCAAGCTATAGGCGTCATTAATAATACTATGACCTAATTTATGATAATAGATTAGCTACTTTATGCTTTGTCAATTATTGGATCGTCAAGCACCCAGGTAGGTGACCTAGTTGttattgaagttaaaaaaaaagaagccaTAGAACAACAGAGTTACCGCGCACCAATTTGAACAATTGAGAGGGAAAAAAATATTGGATCTTCTAATGGAGGTGACATTTTCCAGGATAGTAAAGCATTAGACAAAGACATGAAAGagaattagagagagaaagttacGATAAAAATGAAGACGGTGTAGACAGCAATGGTCACAAGGAAGATGACTTGGTCGTGGTTACAACAATCCTTCACCTCCCAATTCGCCTTCATTTTTTCTTCCAACACAATCAAATTGAATTTCCAGTCTCCCGATTCCGATTCGCAGGCGTGATTCTACGAAAAGGTTTTTGTTGAAATTGGTCAGCTTTTGTGCATTGCACGCAATTGCTTTAACAATTAGAGAGACAGTGGAAGCCAGAAGGAGGCGGCTAGAGTTTGTTGATGGAGCTCCTCCAACTGGCCGGCCGGTGACTCTTCCTCGTTGATTCTACCGGCGGAATTTTGTTGCTATTTTTCGGATTACATTGTTGAGGCAGTAACAAGAGGAACTTGAATCAACATTCCGTTTTTCCCGCCTTTATTTCTTTATCCACTTGGCCCACTTTAGTCCAACA harbors:
- the LOC101266890 gene encoding uncharacterized protein isoform X2, with product MWRVQVVGIKVHANEGGVTQTRGGLSWVILPAGYLGSSFWGMVLILASTNVLSAMIAAGCFIAALLIVLCLAKNWTLRGLCIGFIIFIGGIWALQIQTEVRMLRYVILFIGVMNSLFSVYDIYDDLISRRVNTSDAEKFAELCPCCCAGPFWGVLWGMISFAFLFGAMYLGLALLS
- the LOC101266890 gene encoding uncharacterized protein isoform X1, with amino-acid sequence MKANWEVKDCCNHDQVIFLVTIAVYTVFIFILWRTFIITPFKLITVFLHEVSHAIACKLTCGEVVGIKVHANEGGVTQTRGGLSWVILPAGYLGSSFWGMVLILASTNVLSAMIAAGCFIAALLIVLCLAKNWTLRGLCIGFIIFIGGIWALQIQTEVRMLRYVILFIGVMNSLFSVYDIYDDLISRRVNTSDAEKFAELCPCCCAGPFWGVLWGMISFAFLFGAMYLGLALLS